One genomic window of Desulfobacterales bacterium includes the following:
- a CDS encoding iron-containing alcohol dehydrogenase, whose translation MHTQSFTITQPTRIRFGAGVINDLADLVAETGGSKVFLVIDPGLKAAGLLDRVTAPLTRAGVPVTIFDQVEPEPGLRLADAGTDLAKKAGADCVVGVGGGSALDIAKAISILLTNHGKAEDYLGLGKIKKPGVAKIMVPTTAGTGAEVTFTAVFINEKTRSKGGMNGDPLYPEAALLDPELTRSLPPAVTATTGIDAFVHALEAYTSTQAHRISEMYSLEAMELISRNLPIAYANGDNIEARSAMLMGSLLGGKALATAGVGLVHAMAYPLGGMFNIPHGLANAVLLPYVVAYNIIGCPEKYAVAAEIMGYDTEGLSEREAGELAVEAIIRLNGDVNIPETLAGLNIPREKIPEMAEIALTVTRPVQNNPRKPTLAEVIAVYEAAFQGFSE comes from the coding sequence ATGCACACCCAATCATTCACCATCACCCAACCCACCCGCATCCGTTTCGGCGCCGGCGTGATCAACGATCTTGCCGACCTGGTGGCTGAGACCGGCGGCAGCAAGGTTTTTCTGGTTATTGACCCCGGGCTCAAGGCCGCCGGCCTGCTTGACCGGGTCACCGCACCCCTGACCAGGGCCGGAGTACCGGTTACCATCTTCGACCAGGTGGAGCCGGAACCCGGACTCAGGCTGGCCGATGCTGGCACGGATCTGGCAAAAAAGGCCGGGGCCGATTGCGTGGTCGGGGTTGGCGGCGGCTCGGCCCTGGATATTGCCAAGGCAATCAGCATTCTGCTCACCAACCACGGCAAGGCCGAAGACTACCTGGGGCTGGGCAAGATCAAAAAACCCGGGGTTGCCAAGATCATGGTCCCCACCACGGCCGGCACCGGCGCCGAGGTCACCTTTACCGCGGTATTTATCAATGAAAAAACCCGCTCCAAGGGCGGGATGAACGGTGACCCCCTCTATCCCGAGGCGGCCCTGCTCGACCCGGAACTGACCAGAAGCCTGCCGCCGGCCGTAACCGCGACCACCGGCATTGACGCCTTTGTCCATGCCCTGGAGGCCTACACCTCCACCCAGGCCCATCGGATCTCGGAGATGTACTCCCTGGAGGCCATGGAGTTGATCAGCCGGAACCTGCCCATCGCCTATGCCAACGGCGATAACATCGAGGCCCGTTCAGCCATGCTGATGGGCAGTCTGCTGGGCGGCAAGGCCCTGGCCACCGCCGGGGTCGGGCTGGTGCATGCCATGGCCTATCCCCTGGGCGGGATGTTCAACATTCCCCACGGCCTGGCCAATGCCGTACTCCTCCCCTATGTGGTGGCCTACAATATCATCGGCTGCCCGGAAAAGTATGCGGTGGCGGCCGAGATAATGGGCTATGACACCGAGGGGTTGAGCGAGCGGGAGGCCGGCGAACTGGCCGTTGAGGCGATAATCCGGTTGAACGGAGATGTAAATATTCCCGAGACCCTGGCAGGGCTTAACATCCCGAGGGAAAAAATCCCGGAGATGGCTGAAATCGCCCTCACCGTGACCCGGCCGGTGCAGAACAACCCGCGCAAGCCCACCCTGGCGGAGGTGATTGCCGTCTACGAGGCCGCTTTCCAGGGGTTTTCAGAATAA
- a CDS encoding DUF615 domain-containing protein encodes MIMEQRPSKSEIKRQYKQIEQLAQELAALSGKNIRALPCDDELRDEILRTHPLKGGARKRQIKYLARFLRQQGPVLELLGFLKQRKGSHLQETREFHELERFRDAILSAAIIEAGEAEEQGGPVPEKRQAEWDALATAVRGFPELDVQAVTGSARDFARTRNPRYRREVFRQLKAAMERQKFAGKRE; translated from the coding sequence ATGATCATGGAACAGCGGCCCAGTAAATCCGAAATCAAGCGGCAGTACAAACAGATCGAACAGTTGGCCCAGGAACTGGCCGCCTTGTCCGGCAAGAATATCAGGGCATTACCTTGCGATGACGAACTGCGGGATGAGATTCTCCGGACGCACCCTTTGAAAGGGGGAGCCCGAAAGCGGCAGATAAAGTATCTTGCCAGGTTCCTCCGCCAGCAAGGACCGGTGCTGGAACTGCTCGGTTTTTTGAAGCAGCGCAAGGGCTCCCATCTGCAGGAAACAAGGGAATTTCATGAGCTGGAGCGGTTCCGGGATGCGATTCTTTCCGCTGCCATTATCGAGGCCGGGGAGGCTGAGGAGCAGGGCGGGCCGGTTCCTGAAAAAAGGCAGGCCGAGTGGGATGCCCTGGCCACGGCGGTGCGCGGTTTTCCGGAACTTGATGTCCAGGCGGTAACCGGATCGGCCCGGGATTTTGCCCGGACCCGGAATCCCCGATACCGGCGCGAGGTCTTCCGTCAGCTCAAGGCGGCCATGGAACGGCAAAAATTTGCCGGGAAAAGGGAATAA
- a CDS encoding DUF296 domain-containing protein, which yields MEYRSGSIGRVFTVRFDDGDDFLGGLRELARKEEIKCGWFQVLGGLRQAGVVVGPKEPVMPPEPIWRDIDTAREVLGFGTIFWDDEGPRIHLHAALGEQGEGLIACVRKKTRVYLILEVFIVEVQGVEAGRPWFEAGGFNRLAFY from the coding sequence ATGGAATACAGAAGCGGAAGTATCGGCCGGGTTTTTACGGTCCGGTTTGATGATGGCGACGATTTCCTGGGCGGGCTGCGGGAGCTGGCCCGCAAGGAGGAGATCAAGTGCGGCTGGTTTCAGGTGCTGGGCGGCCTGCGGCAGGCAGGGGTGGTGGTCGGGCCAAAGGAGCCGGTGATGCCGCCGGAGCCGATCTGGCGGGATATTGACACCGCCCGGGAGGTACTCGGCTTTGGCACCATCTTCTGGGATGACGAGGGGCCCAGAATCCATCTTCACGCGGCCCTGGGCGAGCAGGGCGAGGGGCTCATCGCCTGTGTCCGGAAAAAGACCAGGGTATATCTCATCCTTGAGGTCTTTATCGTCGAGGTGCAGGGAGTTGAGGCGGGCCGGCCCTGGTTCGAGGCCGGCGGATTCAACCGGCTGGCCTTTTATTGA
- a CDS encoding isoamylase early set domain-containing protein: MAADRTDRAGSRLRQGASVVLFQLHAPGAAAVFLAGDFNGWEPDAVRFRLRRYRGDIWKKKVALEPGRHQYRFVVDGCWWTDPANPQRIVNPYGTENSLITVL; encoded by the coding sequence ATGGCGGCAGACAGAACAGACAGGGCCGGGAGCAGGTTGCGCCAGGGCGCCTCTGTTGTCCTGTTTCAGCTCCATGCCCCGGGAGCTGCTGCGGTTTTTCTGGCCGGTGATTTCAATGGCTGGGAACCTGACGCGGTCAGGTTCCGGCTGCGGAGGTACCGGGGTGATATCTGGAAGAAAAAGGTGGCCCTGGAGCCCGGTCGCCACCAGTACCGCTTTGTGGTGGACGGCTGCTGGTGGACCGATCCTGCCAATCCCCAACGGATTGTCAACCCCTACGGCACCGAGAACTCGCTGATCACGGTATTGTAA
- a CDS encoding pyruvate carboxylase — translation MEQIVQGMSITEVLDIFRRADGYYVTNTTRDMSQSDFKNRILLHTDLLAAPARERSRYFSLEISGGASIHVDILRKQVDPFLKLELLREKMPDTMFQTLCRGVNLFGYRPYPQNVIRLVVREFAKYVDVWRVFDFMNHVPNMQAVFEEVQKAGKILEPSICFSTGPEHTDAYYVGKVGEILEVTGNEILLCIKNHGGLGTPKRIGDLVAAIKQKYPDLVVHYHGHNTDGNDIGRITAAVLNGATIVDATDHAFTGYYGPPPILSVVHTLKDHGKTAIGLDEKAVIETSEVLRNEREHYEYFESQFKGFSPTVQIHKLPGGAMGSSFEQAVKGKFLDKMPEILHKELPRVQIELGNWWSVTPGSQILWTTAVSNVLGGERYGNPSGDLKNLLLGKYGPFPFYQPADWIYEKVFGSDWRKLLDEQDNVADIEDIDIEKERENLAVRLGRAPTDQQLVTYLQHPNDAVNFFKFEEKFGRSYVLPPSIFLRRGGFKLGETLKFTDHYGKEHIIEIGPKQKSEDGTESNIYLNLDHHQRSFVFQEEAREGAAAAEPALNKAEIEKLARSGDIRAPFGANVCEIQVKEDQVVAVGDRLLVLEAMKMQTPITSTVEGTVMEIFAKLGDAVQPGDKLIKIVADEE, via the coding sequence ATGGAACAGATAGTTCAAGGCATGAGTATTACCGAGGTCCTGGATATATTCCGCCGGGCCGACGGATATTATGTCACCAATACCACCCGTGACATGTCCCAGTCCGATTTCAAGAACCGGATCCTGCTGCATACCGACCTGCTGGCCGCCCCGGCCCGGGAACGTTCCAGATATTTTTCCCTGGAGATCAGCGGCGGGGCCTCCATCCACGTGGACATCCTCCGCAAGCAGGTCGACCCCTTCCTCAAGCTGGAACTGCTGCGGGAAAAGATGCCTGACACCATGTTCCAGACCCTGTGCCGGGGGGTGAACCTGTTCGGCTACCGTCCCTATCCCCAGAACGTTATCCGGCTGGTGGTCAGGGAGTTTGCCAAGTACGTGGATGTGTGGCGGGTCTTTGACTTCATGAACCACGTCCCCAACATGCAGGCGGTATTCGAGGAGGTGCAGAAGGCAGGCAAGATCCTGGAGCCCTCGATCTGCTTCTCCACCGGCCCGGAACACACCGATGCCTATTATGTCGGCAAGGTGGGCGAGATCCTTGAGGTCACCGGCAACGAGATCCTGCTCTGTATCAAGAACCACGGCGGCCTGGGCACCCCGAAACGGATCGGCGACCTGGTCGCGGCGATCAAGCAGAAATACCCGGACCTGGTTGTCCACTACCACGGCCACAACACCGACGGCAACGACATCGGCCGGATCACCGCCGCGGTCCTGAACGGCGCCACCATTGTCGATGCCACCGACCATGCCTTTACCGGTTACTACGGTCCGCCGCCGATCCTGTCAGTGGTCCATACCCTGAAAGACCATGGCAAGACCGCAATAGGTCTGGACGAAAAGGCGGTGATCGAAACCTCGGAGGTGCTGCGCAACGAACGGGAGCATTACGAGTACTTTGAGTCCCAGTTCAAGGGCTTTTCACCCACCGTGCAGATTCACAAGCTGCCGGGCGGCGCCATGGGCTCCAGTTTCGAGCAGGCGGTCAAGGGCAAGTTCCTGGACAAGATGCCGGAGATCCTCCACAAGGAACTGCCCAGGGTGCAGATCGAGCTGGGCAACTGGTGGAGCGTGACCCCGGGTTCGCAGATCCTCTGGACCACTGCGGTGAGCAACGTGCTGGGCGGGGAACGCTACGGCAACCCGTCCGGCGACCTGAAGAACCTGCTGCTGGGCAAGTACGGCCCCTTTCCCTTCTATCAACCGGCGGACTGGATCTATGAAAAGGTGTTCGGCTCTGACTGGCGCAAGCTCCTTGACGAGCAAGACAATGTTGCCGATATCGAGGATATTGATATTGAAAAAGAAAGGGAGAACCTTGCCGTCAGGCTGGGCCGCGCGCCCACTGACCAGCAGTTGGTCACCTATCTCCAGCATCCCAACGATGCAGTGAACTTCTTCAAGTTCGAGGAGAAGTTCGGCCGCAGTTACGTGCTGCCGCCGAGCATCTTCCTGCGCCGGGGCGGCTTCAAGCTGGGCGAGACCCTGAAGTTCACCGACCATTACGGCAAGGAGCATATCATTGAGATCGGACCCAAGCAGAAGAGCGAGGACGGCACCGAGTCCAACATCTATCTCAACCTGGACCACCACCAGCGCTCCTTTGTCTTCCAGGAAGAGGCCCGGGAGGGCGCTGCCGCCGCTGAACCGGCGCTGAACAAGGCAGAAATCGAAAAGCTGGCCAGGTCCGGCGATATCCGCGCCCCGTTCGGGGCCAATGTGTGCGAGATCCAGGTCAAGGAAGACCAGGTGGTGGCCGTGGGCGACCGGCTGCTGGTCCTGGAAGCAATGAAGATGCAGACCCCGATCACCAGCACTGTCGAAGGCACGGTGATGGAGATCTTTGCCAAGCTGGGCGACGCGGTTCAGCCCGGCGACAAGCTGATAAAAATAGTTGCCGACGAGGAATAG
- a CDS encoding acetyl-CoA carboxylase biotin carboxylase subunit encodes MKKKILVANRGEIALRIIRAIQELGYNAVAIYETPDSEALHIRVADEAIWLGDGPRSDYLNIDKVIKAAKKAGADAIHPGYGFLAENPDFARACEENGITFIGPSPEVISSLGDKVMARRIMAEADIPMVPGTRELAGGDQGVAEAKAFADTHGYPVMLKAKAGGGGRGIRRVDDEKQLIEEIPMARAEARAAFNNDALFLEKVVLNPKHVEVQIIADNYGTTVHLGTRDCSIQRRNQKLVEIAPSLIQDQELINRICETAVKAARAANYTNAGTVEFLVDREMNFYFMEINTRVQVEHTVTEMVTGIDIVRTQIKLALGKKLAFSQDDVQIRGFAIEMRINAEDPQNNFMPEGGKTVTVYRSPGGYGVRLDGFVYQGFTIPEVYDSLLVKLTVHGFSWNETVDRLRRCLRNYVVAGPKTTIPYYLNLIDDPDFRKGDFDTSFIDTHPDLVNYQDDDNEANKLARLIAEIHFKQENPYAI; translated from the coding sequence TTGAAGAAAAAAATTTTGGTTGCCAATCGAGGCGAGATCGCCCTGCGGATCATCAGGGCCATCCAGGAGCTTGGTTATAACGCCGTAGCAATCTATGAAACACCGGACAGCGAGGCCCTGCATATCCGGGTGGCTGACGAGGCGATCTGGCTGGGCGACGGCCCCCGCAGCGACTACCTGAACATTGACAAGGTAATCAAGGCGGCCAAGAAAGCCGGGGCCGACGCCATCCATCCCGGCTACGGTTTTCTGGCCGAAAACCCGGACTTTGCCAGGGCCTGCGAGGAGAACGGCATCACCTTTATCGGCCCCAGCCCCGAGGTAATCAGCAGCCTGGGCGACAAGGTCATGGCCCGGCGGATCATGGCCGAAGCCGATATCCCGATGGTGCCCGGTACCCGGGAACTGGCCGGTGGCGACCAGGGCGTTGCCGAGGCCAAGGCCTTTGCCGATACGCACGGCTACCCGGTGATGCTCAAGGCCAAGGCCGGCGGCGGCGGCCGCGGCATCCGCCGGGTGGATGACGAAAAGCAGCTGATCGAGGAAATACCCATGGCCCGGGCCGAGGCCAGGGCCGCCTTTAACAATGACGCCCTTTTCCTTGAAAAGGTAGTGCTTAATCCCAAGCATGTGGAGGTGCAGATCATTGCCGATAACTACGGCACCACGGTCCACCTCGGCACCCGCGACTGTTCGATCCAGCGTCGCAACCAGAAGCTGGTGGAAATCGCCCCATCGCTGATCCAGGACCAGGAACTCATTAACCGGATCTGCGAAACCGCGGTCAAGGCGGCCCGGGCCGCCAACTACACCAATGCCGGCACCGTGGAATTCCTGGTGGACCGGGAGATGAACTTCTACTTCATGGAGATCAACACCCGGGTTCAGGTGGAACATACGGTCACCGAGATGGTCACTGGCATTGATATCGTCCGCACCCAGATCAAACTGGCCCTGGGCAAAAAACTGGCCTTTTCCCAGGACGATGTCCAGATCCGCGGCTTTGCCATTGAGATGCGGATCAATGCCGAGGACCCCCAGAACAACTTCATGCCCGAAGGCGGCAAGACGGTGACCGTCTACCGCTCGCCGGGCGGCTACGGCGTCCGGCTGGACGGCTTCGTCTACCAGGGTTTTACCATCCCCGAGGTTTACGACTCCCTGCTGGTCAAACTGACGGTACACGGCTTCAGCTGGAACGAGACCGTGGACCGGCTGCGCCGCTGCCTGCGCAACTACGTTGTCGCCGGGCCCAAGACCACCATCCCCTACTACCTGAATCTGATCGACGACCCGGATTTCAGAAAAGGGGACTTTGACACCTCCTTTATCGACACCCATCCGGACCTGGTCAACTATCAGGACGATGACAACGAGGCCAACAAACTGGCCCGGCTGATCGCGGAGATCCATTTTAAGCAGGAAAACCCCTATGCCATCTAA
- a CDS encoding prepilin-type N-terminal cleavage/methylation domain-containing protein, producing the protein MVKNARGFTLIELIMVIVILGLLAVVAIPKYQNLRTEAARASADGVYGAAQAAAAINFATRLVSASQATAITNATTLFSAMDGTPEGWTYGSSTRITASLAGTTYTINIATTEDPGGSTPPTRKAVLHKDW; encoded by the coding sequence ATGGTCAAGAACGCGAGAGGTTTTACCCTGATTGAGCTGATCATGGTTATTGTAATCCTGGGTCTTCTGGCCGTGGTGGCCATCCCCAAGTATCAGAACCTGCGCACCGAAGCAGCCCGGGCCTCGGCCGACGGGGTCTATGGCGCGGCCCAGGCCGCGGCGGCGATCAACTTCGCCACCCGGCTGGTGAGCGCCAGCCAGGCCACTGCGATCACCAATGCCACCACCCTGTTTTCCGCCATGGATGGGACCCCGGAAGGATGGACCTACGGCTCCAGCACCCGGATCACCGCCAGCCTGGCCGGCACCACCTATACCATCAATATTGCCACCACCGAGGATCCCGGCGGCAGCACCCCACCGACCCGCAAGGCGGTTCTTCACAAGGACTGGTAA
- a CDS encoding tetratricopeptide repeat protein produces the protein MPALARAPLFPATPGRVEILHGLVLAAFICLAYYPSLGAPFVFDDFPNIIENQAVHPQNFTEIIKALHSPVSSSRVVAMLSFAVNYWLDGLNVLGYHLFNIGLHLINCLLLYRIILIFPLATTSPLSDKTIDHAFRSALAFWSAALWALNPVQTQAVTYIVQRMTGLATLFYLAAILIFLCWRRKSLSLVTAWFLIGACFLLGLASKEIVLTLPLALLLLDAIIGPSPRAKQYRFIVIIGLLAALIPGLIFLERLPDWFATYPGRNFSPWERVMTQWRIVWHYLGLYLLPLPSRLHLAYDPLVSRSLFSPWTTLPGLLAMLGACGLAWRVRLCRPLPGFGILFFFLALAVESTFANLELAFIHRLYLPSAFLVPAGLSMVSPRSLRRSGVALLLLLALWSFWTITRNDEWNRAEQFWAVDLERGAAPARALNNKGAALTDGGDPAAAIEIFNQALVAAETDTDRKIVLYNLGTALFLEKRFNEALDVFRKLLADHGAFRHSYLFIGQILLRQGREEELRDLINQLKTLDGHAFEAEILEADILTVEKKFPEAAAVLQEAIQQESAGLLDRQLKLRLELARVFILANEIEQAYQTYLEITRLFPQNYFAWTQLQRMLKAGGDNEGAEAIRRFLKQRGVRLRQEPSPLSSLIPAN, from the coding sequence ATGCCCGCCCTTGCCAGGGCGCCTCTGTTCCCGGCAACCCCGGGCCGGGTTGAGATCCTCCATGGCCTGGTTCTGGCCGCCTTTATCTGCCTGGCCTACTATCCCTCCCTGGGGGCGCCCTTTGTTTTTGACGATTTCCCCAATATCATTGAAAACCAGGCGGTCCATCCGCAGAACTTCACCGAGATCATCAAGGCCCTGCACTCGCCGGTCTCGTCGAGCCGGGTGGTGGCCATGCTCTCCTTTGCGGTCAACTACTGGCTGGACGGCCTCAACGTGCTTGGCTATCACCTGTTCAATATCGGCCTGCACCTGATCAACTGCCTGCTCCTCTACCGGATTATCCTGATCTTTCCCCTGGCAACCACCTCGCCGTTGTCAGACAAAACCATTGACCACGCCTTCCGCTCCGCCCTTGCTTTCTGGTCAGCGGCGCTCTGGGCCCTGAACCCGGTGCAGACCCAGGCCGTGACCTATATTGTCCAGCGGATGACCGGCCTGGCCACCCTGTTCTACCTGGCGGCTATCCTGATCTTTCTCTGCTGGCGCCGGAAATCATTGTCCCTGGTCACTGCCTGGTTCCTGATCGGGGCCTGTTTCCTGCTCGGCCTGGCCAGCAAGGAGATCGTGCTCACCCTGCCCCTGGCCCTGCTCCTGCTCGATGCGATCATCGGGCCGTCTCCCAGGGCCAAACAATATCGGTTTATCGTAATCATCGGACTGCTGGCCGCACTGATCCCGGGACTCATCTTCCTGGAAAGGCTGCCGGACTGGTTCGCCACCTATCCCGGCCGGAACTTCAGCCCCTGGGAGCGGGTCATGACCCAGTGGCGAATCGTCTGGCATTACCTGGGCCTCTATCTTCTGCCGCTGCCCTCCCGGCTGCACCTTGCCTATGATCCGCTGGTCTCCCGCAGCCTGTTCAGCCCCTGGACCACCCTGCCCGGACTGCTTGCCATGCTCGGGGCCTGTGGCCTGGCCTGGCGTGTTCGCCTTTGCCGGCCGCTCCCGGGATTTGGAATCCTCTTCTTCTTTCTTGCCCTGGCCGTGGAATCGACCTTTGCCAACCTGGAACTGGCCTTTATCCACCGGCTCTACCTGCCCTCCGCCTTCCTGGTCCCGGCCGGGCTCTCAATGGTCTCCCCCAGATCCCTGCGCAGGTCAGGGGTGGCGCTCCTGCTCCTCCTGGCGCTCTGGTCATTCTGGACCATTACCAGGAATGACGAATGGAACCGGGCGGAACAGTTCTGGGCCGTTGACCTGGAACGCGGCGCCGCGCCGGCCCGGGCCTTGAACAACAAGGGCGCCGCGCTCACCGACGGCGGTGACCCGGCCGCGGCAATCGAGATATTCAACCAGGCCCTTGTTGCGGCTGAAACGGATACGGACCGGAAAATCGTACTCTACAACCTGGGCACGGCCCTGTTTCTGGAAAAGCGGTTCAATGAGGCGCTGGACGTGTTCAGGAAATTGCTCGCCGACCATGGCGCCTTCCGCCACAGCTATCTCTTCATCGGCCAGATTCTGTTGCGCCAGGGGCGGGAAGAAGAACTGCGCGACCTGATCAACCAGCTCAAGACCCTGGACGGACACGCCTTTGAGGCGGAGATCCTGGAGGCCGATATCCTGACCGTTGAAAAAAAATTCCCCGAGGCGGCGGCTGTATTGCAGGAGGCAATCCAACAAGAGTCGGCCGGACTGCTCGACCGGCAGTTGAAACTGCGGCTGGAACTGGCCCGGGTATTTATCCTGGCCAATGAAATCGAACAGGCCTACCAGACCTACCTGGAGATCACCAGGCTGTTTCCGCAGAACTACTTTGCCTGGACCCAGCTCCAGCGGATGCTGAAAGCGGGCGGTGACAATGAAGGGGCCGAGGCCATCCGGAGATTCCTGAAACAAAGGGGAGTCCGGCTCAGGCAAGAGCCGTCTCCCCTGTCTTCCTTGATCCCGGCCAACTAG
- a CDS encoding type II secretion system F family protein, with amino-acid sequence MPTFRYQAINASGKQISGKRSAEIVHQVETWLVENNMTPIRIDIVAEQEAGGDADIFTRLKLSLADRFGGVTIDDLILFCRQLGTMLSAGVAVLQALEIMTRQTLNPKLGKLLTTIGAELEAGSSMSEAFSLFPRTFNRLFINIVRIGEETGNLNNSFEYLADLYENEKDIRERIRTATRYPKLVVMAIVGAVAFLMTFVVPKFVTLFASSRTALPLPTQVMIAASNFMSHNFLGICVAAALAAMAWHYALQYETVVLARDRLLLRLPIIGELSKKIYLSRFCRVLAVLGKSGIDIVNGLRLAASALDNLLLFRMAGRMLDDVEDGVPLNIAMAKHPHFPAMVVQMVAVGEETGELDALLDKVADYYDTETNYTIKNLATLIEPLLLLVMGCVVGLIALAIFMPMWDMMNVMRG; translated from the coding sequence ATGCCGACTTTCCGTTACCAGGCGATCAACGCCTCGGGAAAACAGATCAGCGGAAAACGGTCCGCTGAAATCGTCCATCAGGTGGAGACCTGGCTGGTTGAAAACAACATGACCCCGATCCGGATCGACATTGTCGCGGAACAGGAGGCTGGCGGCGATGCAGACATTTTCACCAGACTCAAACTCTCCCTTGCCGACCGGTTCGGCGGGGTGACCATCGATGACCTGATCCTCTTCTGCCGCCAGCTCGGCACCATGCTCTCGGCCGGGGTTGCGGTCCTGCAGGCCCTGGAGATCATGACCAGGCAGACCCTCAACCCCAAACTGGGCAAGCTGCTGACAACCATTGGCGCGGAACTGGAAGCCGGCTCCAGCATGAGTGAGGCCTTCAGCCTCTTTCCCCGGACCTTTAACCGGCTGTTCATCAATATTGTCCGGATCGGCGAAGAGACCGGCAACCTGAACAACTCCTTCGAGTACCTGGCTGATCTCTATGAAAACGAAAAAGACATCCGCGAGCGGATCAGGACCGCGACCCGCTATCCCAAGCTGGTGGTGATGGCCATTGTCGGCGCGGTGGCCTTTCTGATGACCTTTGTGGTGCCGAAATTCGTCACCCTCTTTGCCAGCTCCAGGACCGCGCTGCCCCTGCCCACCCAGGTCATGATCGCAGCCAGCAACTTCATGTCCCATAACTTCCTGGGGATCTGCGTGGCCGCGGCCCTGGCGGCAATGGCCTGGCATTATGCCCTGCAGTACGAAACCGTTGTCCTGGCCCGCGACCGGTTACTCCTGCGGCTGCCGATCATCGGCGAACTCTCGAAAAAGATCTACCTCTCCCGCTTCTGCCGGGTCCTGGCGGTACTGGGAAAAAGCGGCATTGATATCGTCAACGGACTCCGGCTGGCTGCCAGCGCCCTGGACAACCTGCTTCTTTTCCGCATGGCCGGCCGGATGCTGGACGACGTTGAAGATGGGGTGCCGCTTAACATCGCCATGGCCAAGCATCCCCATTTCCCGGCCATGGTGGTGCAGATGGTGGCGGTGGGCGAGGAAACAGGGGAACTGGATGCACTGCTCGACAAGGTGGCTGATTATTACGATACCGAGACCAACTACACCATCAAGAACCTGGCTACCCTGATCGAGCCGCTCCTGCTGCTGGTCATGGGCTGTGTGGTCGGGCTGATTGCCCTGGCCATCTTCATGCCGATGTGGGACATGATGAACGTGATGCGGGGCTGA